The proteins below are encoded in one region of Drosophila santomea strain STO CAGO 1482 chromosome 3R, Prin_Dsan_1.1, whole genome shotgun sequence:
- the LOC120451192 gene encoding chaoptin produces the protein MVKLVNQHCDLGLALLLVWTWLTRLVVATHLVDIPTSSRLAAEREELQLSRQDVGRLSYQSIHRMLRDENEPASFRGELRYQQKRHKRELELNAPANKLNLTHRDLKTFNSTGGQWKGDFQVITAMDLSSNQLENVSLDNFNQLRQLDLGNNSLEVIPLSLVDNNKSLPLVTLDLSCNKFRQISTNFFAQRLPQLKNLNLAHNELVNISRESFYNLLDLQTLILSHNNISDIDYETFLALPNLQYLDLSHNRLSGSAIRALQGIPDLVSLSIAYNPEVGVAMQEFVASWSLKELDASGTGLCQVPAALAQSVRTLKLSDNWLKAINCGDMDSYPLLQYLDLSHSRIAQVEDDALGRLELLESLFLDHNLLMRVPSSLPPSLEHLFLQHNQIMELPPQAFVGLVNLQTLDLSSNRLIFLPPLSLPKLLTLNLQSSGVESVSQSIVHTLPQLRDLLLEDNPIKCSDLLGIAEWASPCRSVDVGQSSGASVSGRVDLKTEYLQFHNFYVNFSSRGCGIRKPENDTKPPSCSLTRAAAASTTTPRSMSKVKKSKETQAAATSVEVAEAAAATSEKTDTQATSAAAAATTEQSTAAATTAEKEAIPTATSSDTTATPALAAAAMQSAGNSLAQLTTKTLRPTETTSLAQLQRRQQMPGMPAKTAETPAKNLPSLAQTMATTALPILATRDTDTATTEMNSDKPTNISGATKTAATSAAEIPTTPAIEVPQTILAGKKSDKMPADKAQETLLKYPTRDTSGQVATPPHKHATLQLHVKDRHLIGTPLLMHKGDVLLVDAEQLLLPGTATVADADSEVLDSSQQHQSAEQEKHQPATDKRQADAINGDTKSPKSHKKKPSLSIKKMTYTTKHVAKAVEDVETTAKTPQHQHSSVNTPKETTPEELSTFAQLKAFVELKSESKPEHLMDQREENHHNLTGNHPGVMLLVACVLFIVLLAGLAHVYRCELPWQRSSRSGQSRPHHQRHLNETDDAHSFLHYQGSVNSNGGDPARLQKWHHSTRREAPYSSPLHNLQARELQQQRCQQFYSSSLADKSSSTSSSSSGSSRSSLHSPSRDDSYYIEMAPSSPPAAHLPSLPMELLGSRSSAPGCRADRVAATDLGGTTEAVPSSAATIKSVSSRLMTPSSRRLNIW, from the exons ATGGTGAAACTCGTGAACCAACACTGTGATCTAGGCCTGGCCCTCCTCTTGGTCTGGACGTGGCTAACAAGGCTGGTGGTGGCGACCCATCTGGTCGACATCCCCACCTCATCTCGCCTGGCCGCCGAACGGGAGGAGCTGCAGCTATCCCGGCAGGACGTGGGACGGCTCAGCTACCAGAGTATCCATCGCATGCTGAGGGACGAAAACGAACCGGCCAGCTTTAGGGGGGAATTGCGATACCAACAGAAACGCCACAAAAGGGAGCTGGAGCTCAATGCTCCGGCAAACAAGCTGAATCTCACCCACCGCGACTTAAAAACATTCAATAGCACTGGTGGTCAGTGGAAGGGCGACTTTCAGGTGATCACCGCCATGGATCTGAGCAGCAATCAACTGGAGAACGTCAGCTTGGACAACTTCAATCAACTAAGGCAGCTGGACTTGGGCAATAACTCCCTGGAGGTTATACCCCTGAGTTTGGTCGACAACAATAAGTCACTACCCCTTGTAACGCTCGATCTATCCTGCAACAAATTCAGACAAATTTCCACGAACTTTTTTGCCCAGCGATTGCCTCAGTTGAAAAATCTTAACTTGGCTCACAATGAGTTGGTAAACATTTCGCGGGAATCCTTCTACAATTTGTTGGATCTACAAACGTTAATTCTCAGTCACAACAACATCTCGGATATAGACTacgaaacatttttggcactACCGAATCTGCAATATCTGGATTTATCCCATAACCGCTTGAGCGGATCCGCTATCAGAGCTCTGCAGGGAATTCCGGATTTGGTCAGCCTTTCAATCGCTTACAATCCAGAAGTGGGAGTGGCGATGCAGGAGTTCGTCGCTTCCTGGAGCCTCAAGGAGTTGGATGCCAGTGGCACGGGGCTGTGCCAGGTGCCTGCAGCTCTAGCCCAATCCGTGAGGACTCTCAAGTTGTCCGACAATTGGCTCAAG GCAATTAATTGCGGGGACATGGACAGTTACCCCCTGCTGCAGTACCTTGATCTCTCGCATTCCCGCATTGCCCAAGTGGAGGACGATGCCCTGGGACGACTGGAGCTCCTCGAGTCCCTTTTCCTTGACCACAATCTTCTAATGCGAGTGCCCAGCAGCCTGCCGCCATCGCTGGAACACCTATTTCTGCAGCACAATCAGATAATGGAGCTCCCGCCACAGGCTTTTGTGGGATTGGTCAATCTGCAGACTCTGGACTTATCCAGCAATCGATTGATCTTCCTGCCCCCGCTTTCGCTGCCCAAATTGCTCACCCTGAATCTGCAATCGTCAGGGGTGGAGAGCGTTAGCCAATCGATAGTGCACACACTGCCACAGTTAAGGGATCTTTTACTAGAGGACAACCCCATTAAGTGCAGCGATTTGCTGGGCATTGCCGAATGGGCCAGTCCTTGCAGGTCAGTGGATGTGGGTCAATCGAGTGGGGCAAGTGTGAGTGGGCGGGTGGACTTGAAGACGGAGTATCTGCAGTTCCACAATTTTTACGTAAACTTCAGTAGCCGAGGGTGTGGCATAAGAAAACCGGAAAATGACACAAAGCCGCCTTCTTGCAGCCTGACaagggcagcagcagcatcaacaacaacacccAGAAGTATGTCAAAAGTTAAAAAGTCAAAAGAAACACAAGCAGCGGCAACATCAGTGGAAGTAGcggaggcagcagcagcaacatcagaaAAAACAGACACACAAGCAAcatcagctgcagcagcagcgacaacagAGCAGTcgactgcagcagcaacaacagcggaaaaagaagcaatcccaacagcaacatcaagcGACACCACAGCAACACCAGcactcgcagcagcagcaatgcaATCAGCTGGCAACAGCCTTGCCCAGTTAACCACAAAAACGTTGCGGCCAACAGAAACAACTTCGTTAGCGCAACTGCAGCGTCGGCAACAAATGCCTGGCATGCCGGCCAAAACAGCAGAAACGCCAGCAAAGAACCTGCCAAGTTTGGCCCAgacaatggcaacaacagcgCTTCCCATTTTGGCAACACGAGATACCGACACGGCAACAACAGAAATGAATTCCGACAAGCCAACGAACATTAGCGGTGCcacaaaaacagcagcaacatcagctgCTGAAATaccaacaacaccagcaaTTGAAGTGCCACAAACCATTTTGGCCGGCAAAAAATCTGACAAAATGCCAGCCGATAAGGCACAGGAGACTTTATTAAAATACCCAACAAGGGACACATCCGGTCAAGTTGCAACACCGCCACACAAACATGCAACACTGCAGCTGCACGTTAAAGATCGACATCTAATTGGCACACCGCTGCTGATGCACAAGGGCGATGTCCTCCTGGTGGACGCCGAGCAGTTGTTGCTCCCTGGTACGGCCACCGTGGCGGATGCGGATTCGGAAGTTCTGGACTCGAGCCAACAACATCAGTCAGCGGAGCAGGAAAAGCACCAGCCAGCGACTGATAAGCGACAAGCGGATGCAATAAACGGCGACACAAAGTCGCCGAAAAGCCACAAGAAGAAACCATCGCTGAGCATTAAGAAGATGACCTACACTACCAAACATGTGGCAAAAGCAGTGGAGGACGTGGAAACCACCGCTAAGACACCACAACATCAACATAGCAGTGTGAACACACCCAAGGAGACTACTCCCGAGGAGCTGAGCACCTTTGCCCAGCTAAAAGCCTTCGTAGAGCTGAAGAGCGAATCGAAACCGGAACACCTAATGGACCAGCGAGAGGAAAACCATCACAATCTCACAGGAAATCATCCCGGGGTTATGCTTCTGGTGGCCTGCGTTTTGTTCATCGTGCTGCTAGCCGGTCTGGCCCACGTCTATCGCTGTGAATTGCCCTGGCAGAGGAGCAGCCGCTCCGGACAATCGCGACCGCATCATCAAAGGCATCTGAACGAAACGGATGATGCGCACAGCTTCCTGCACTATCAGGGATCTGTGAACTCCAATGGGGGAGATCCGGCTCGCCTGCAAAAGTGGCACCACAGCACGCGGCGCGAAGCTCCCTACAGCTCCCCGCTGCACAATCTACAAGCGCGCgaactgcaacagcagcgcTGCCAGCAATTCTACAGCTCCTCGCTGGCGGACAAGAGCTCCTCCACCTCGTCATCCTCGTCGGGAAGCAGCCGCAGTAGCCTGCACTCGCCCAGCAGAGATGACAGCTACTACATAGAGATGGCGCCCAGTAGTCCACCAGCAGCCCACCTGCCCAGTTTGCCCATGGAACTCTTgggcagcaggagcagtgCCCCCGGATGTCGGGCGGACCGAGTGGCTGCCACCGATCTGGGCGGTACGACAGAGGCGGTACCTTCCTCGGCGGCGACCATCAAGTCGGTGAGCAGCAGACTGATGACGCCCAGTTCGCGGAGGCTGAACATCTGGTGA